Part of the Paludisphaera borealis genome, TATTCGATCCCCGTCGACGGCGGCGAGCCGACCCGTTTGACCTGGCACCCCGGCGACGACGTCGTCCGCGGCTTCACGCCCGAGGGGGACGTCCTGTTCACCTCGCAGCGCTCGGTCTTCTCGCGCCGGCATTCGCAGTTCTTCACCGTGCCGGCGAAGGGGGGCGTCCCCAAGCAACTGCCGATCCCCAGCGGCGACATGGGGGCGATCTCGCCCGACGGCGCGTTCCTCGCCTACACGCCGCTGGGGGAGCGGTTCCGCCAGTGGAAGAACTACCGGGGGGGGACGGCGTCGCGGATCTGGGTCCTCAAGCTCGCCGACCTGTCGCACGTCGAGATCCCCAAGCCGGACGGCGGCGCGAACGACACGATGCCGTCGTGGATCGGCTCGACCATCTACTTCCTGTCCGACCGCGACGGCGAGTTCAACGTCTACTCGTACGATCCCAAGACCAAAGAGGTCGCCCGGCGGACCAACCATAAGGACTTCCCGGTCGAGACCGCCTCGACCGGCGCGGGCAAGGTGATCTACGACCAGTCGGGCTACCTGTACGTCTACGACCCCGAGACCGGCCAGGCGACGCGGCTCAAGATCGCCGCCGCCGCCGACCTCGCCGAGACCCGCCCGCGCCGCGTCAGCGACCCCAAGCTCGTCCGCTCGGTCGACGTCTCGCCGACCGGCAAGCGCGCGGTGCTGGAGTATCGCGGTGAAGTCGTCACCGTCCCCGCCAAGAAGGGGGACCCGCGCAACCTGTCGCAGACCCAGGGCGCGCACGAGCGGTCGCCGGTGTGGTCGCCCGACGGCAAATCGATCGCGTACTTCAGCGACGCCTCGGGCGAGTACGCCCTGCACGTCCGGCCGCAGGACGGCAAGGGCGAGGCCAAGGCGTTCGCGCTCAAGGGGGCGGGCTTCTACGAGCAGCCGGTGTGGTCGCCCGATTCCAGGAAGATCGCCTTCGTCGACAACGCGCGGACGCTGTCGTGGATCGACCTCGATTCGGGAGCGGTCAAGCGGGTCGCCGCCGAACCGGTCTACAGCCCGATCAAGACCATGAGCGCGAGCTGGTCGCCCGACTCGAAGTGGCTGGCCTACACGGTCAGCACCAAGGTCGGCATCACGACGGTCTGGCTCTACTCGCTCGACCAGGACAAGGCCGTTCCCCTCACCGACGGTCTCGCCGAGGCCGGCGAGCCGGTCTTCGACGCCGGCGGCAAGTACCTCTATTTCCTCGCCTCGACCGACGCCGGACCCGTCAAAAATTGGTTCGATCAGTCGATCACCGACATGCCCGTCACCTCCTCGCTCTACCTGGCCACGCTCCAGAAAGCCACGCCCAACCCATTGCTCAAAGAGAGCGACGAGGAGGGCGTCGACCCGGCCAAGGATAAAGACAAGGAGACTGAGAAGGACGAGGCCAAGCCCGACGCCTCGAAGGAGAAGGAGGCCGTCAAGCCGGCCGAAGTCGCCAAGCCGGCCGAGGCCGCCAAGGCCGCCAAGCCCGAAGAGGTCGCGAAGGCCAAGGAGCCCGAGAAGGACAAGGACAAGAAGGACGCGGCGGCGGCTCCGAAGCCGGTGAAGCCGACGGTGATCGAGCTGGAGAACATCGCCGATCGGATCATCGCGCTGCCGGTCGAATCGGGCATGCTCTCGGACCTGGCGGCCGGGGCCGAGGGGCAGATCTATTACATCCGGCGGCCCGAGGCGCGGCCGGCGCGCGACGACGGCGGGCTCGGCAAGCCGACGCTCCGCCGGTTCGACTTCAAGACCCGCGAAGACCAGGCGCTCGCCGAGGGGATCGGCGGCTACCGGGTGTCGGCCGACCGTAAGAAGATCCTTTATCGGGCCGACGACGTGATCGGGATCGTCGACGCCGGCAAGTTCACCAAGGGGGACGGCGCGATCGCGGCGGTCGGCGCCGTGTCGATCGCCATCGACCCCCGGGCCGAGTGGGCGCAGATCTTCCGCGAGGCCTGGCGGATCAACCGCGATTACTTCTACGCCCCCAACATGCACGGGGCCGACTGGAACGCCGTCCGCGCCAAGTACGAGGCGTTCCTGCCCCACCTCGCGACCCGGGGCGACCTCAACCGCGTGATCCGGTCGATGCTCAGCGAGCTGTCGGTCGGCCACAGCTACCTGTTCGGCGGCGACCGGCTGTACGAGCCCAAGAACGTCCCCGTCGGCCTGCTCGGGGCCGATTACGAGGTCGCCGACGGCCGGTTCAAGTTCAAGACGATCTACGGCGGCGCCTACTGGGACCCCTCCCTCCGCGCTCCGCTGAACGCGCCCGGGGTCGACG contains:
- a CDS encoding S41 family peptidase; protein product: MRRGAFGRLSWIVGVLAVLVSSASVVGAVDPGDARLLSSPAITAGKIAFVYADDVWTADADGSRPRRLTSHPGEESRPKFSPDGKTVAFTASYDGNLDVYSIPVDGGEPTRLTWHPGDDVVRGFTPEGDVLFTSQRSVFSRRHSQFFTVPAKGGVPKQLPIPSGDMGAISPDGAFLAYTPLGERFRQWKNYRGGTASRIWVLKLADLSHVEIPKPDGGANDTMPSWIGSTIYFLSDRDGEFNVYSYDPKTKEVARRTNHKDFPVETASTGAGKVIYDQSGYLYVYDPETGQATRLKIAAAADLAETRPRRVSDPKLVRSVDVSPTGKRAVLEYRGEVVTVPAKKGDPRNLSQTQGAHERSPVWSPDGKSIAYFSDASGEYALHVRPQDGKGEAKAFALKGAGFYEQPVWSPDSRKIAFVDNARTLSWIDLDSGAVKRVAAEPVYSPIKTMSASWSPDSKWLAYTVSTKVGITTVWLYSLDQDKAVPLTDGLAEAGEPVFDAGGKYLYFLASTDAGPVKNWFDQSITDMPVTSSLYLATLQKATPNPLLKESDEEGVDPAKDKDKETEKDEAKPDASKEKEAVKPAEVAKPAEAAKAAKPEEVAKAKEPEKDKDKKDAAAAPKPVKPTVIELENIADRIIALPVESGMLSDLAAGAEGQIYYIRRPEARPARDDGGLGKPTLRRFDFKTREDQALAEGIGGYRVSADRKKILYRADDVIGIVDAGKFTKGDGAIAAVGAVSIAIDPRAEWAQIFREAWRINRDYFYAPNMHGADWNAVRAKYEAFLPHLATRGDLNRVIRSMLSELSVGHSYLFGGDRLYEPKNVPVGLLGADYEVADGRFKFKTIYGGAYWDPSLRAPLNAPGVDVKVGDYLLAVDGKDVKADAEVYKHFEQTVGRRIELKVGPKPDGVGARTVVVEPIADEGPLRNRAWVEGNLRKVHERTKGRVAYIYVPNTAGQGYSYFKRYFFPQADKDAAIIDERFNGGGQVADYYIDLLRRPVVSYWATRHGEPLRTPNAAIPGPKVMIIDETAGSGGDMLPWMFRKFNLGPLVGKRTWGGLVGILGFPVLMDGGGVTAPDLAIFTEDGWIVENEGVAPDVDVEQDPAAVAAGADPQLDKAIDMALEALKKSPPPARPNRPDDPVRVRRAPAAVAPAPAAPATAPAAK